The Thermococcus sp. M39 sequence TGCATAAATGCAAAGAAAGTCTTGAGTGGCTGAACAAAAAGGCAGAAATTAGAGAATACAGTGGACTTAAGTTCTTTTATGCTCCAATGCATGAGAATGAGCCCACATTTACACCTTTTAGGCTTTCTGCTGAGAGCATAGAGGCCCTTTTGCCTGCGATGAGTTTTGAAGCAGGCAAAATTGGCTATGATAGCATTGATATAATGCTTCCTGAGGAGAGAAGAGACTTGATTGAACCCCTAAAAAAGCTTGGCTTTAAGAACTGGACTGACTTTAAGGAGCCTGACGTTTTAGTGTTTAGGATGAAGCTTTAATTTCATCAGCAGATACAATGACATCCCTAAAAGGAAAGCCACCATGCAAAATCCGTAAACTTCGAAAGCAGAAAATACACCATAAAACGGATTCCAGCTCAGAGGAAAAAAGGGCTTTATGTCCATGTAGAGGAAAGAATCAAGAACTATATGAAGCCAAACTCCACTCAATGCTGTGATCCTAAGCTTTTTGATATTTGTCTCTTTTCCAAAATGTT is a genomic window containing:
- a CDS encoding metal-dependent hydrolase; the encoded protein is MPFTPFHFGPALLFATLFGYLDFLTFIIANVIADFEPLLVLSFDLDLRYGYPIHGFFHTLIGGSLVALALAEIMAKFYKHFGKETNIKKLRITALSGVWLHIVLDSFLYMDIKPFFPLSWNPFYGVFSAFEVYGFCMVAFLLGMSLYLLMKLKLHPKH